Proteins encoded by one window of Mucilaginibacter inviolabilis:
- a CDS encoding cysteine-rich CWC family protein translates to MTKHEIIRCERCQAPFECKANSFSKCQCSTVQLSLNEVQYVSELYDGCLCASCLLIIQQEYRESIGLA, encoded by the coding sequence ATGACCAAACACGAGATCATCCGTTGCGAACGCTGTCAGGCACCTTTTGAATGTAAAGCCAATTCATTCAGTAAGTGCCAGTGCAGTACTGTGCAGCTCAGCCTCAACGAAGTGCAGTACGTAAGCGAACTCTATGACGGATGTTTGTGTGCCAGCTGCCTGCTCATCATTCAGCAGGAATACCGGGAGAGCATTGGCCTGGCGTAA
- a CDS encoding acyltransferase family protein: MFKKQTQIESIVLLRGIAALGVCFVHFYLTNGVQYGQLLTQLFFSGQLGVSMFFVISGFVLPYSLSQKNYTIKAFPNFLLKRSIRIDPPYWATIGLLFLLGWVPWHLDINRLVLHVFYLIPLFKNYQWYNNIFWTLCIEFQYYILLGLFFPLLMRFKALVSILIFLLISLICMLLKVNIRELIFTYLYDFAAGYIVFQYFIKKISLKTALICLIAFCAIVAFKVSILTGFIPAVTGLTILLLDKKIPALLLLLGNISYSLYLTHTIMMPLYLRFAKSYVSNQAFLCVTAILLSIIFAYFFYIIIEKPALKLSKKVELS; the protein is encoded by the coding sequence ATGTTCAAAAAGCAAACCCAAATTGAAAGTATCGTTCTGTTAAGAGGGATAGCGGCTTTGGGAGTATGTTTTGTGCATTTTTATCTAACCAATGGGGTGCAGTATGGCCAATTGCTGACACAGCTGTTCTTTAGCGGACAATTGGGGGTATCTATGTTTTTTGTTATTTCGGGCTTTGTGTTGCCTTACTCCTTAAGTCAAAAAAATTACACGATAAAAGCGTTTCCCAATTTCCTTTTAAAAAGAAGTATCCGGATAGATCCACCTTATTGGGCAACCATCGGGTTATTATTTTTATTAGGGTGGGTACCCTGGCATCTGGATATCAACCGTTTGGTTTTACATGTTTTTTACCTGATACCTTTATTTAAAAACTACCAGTGGTACAACAACATCTTCTGGACGCTGTGCATCGAGTTTCAATATTACATTTTGCTAGGGCTATTCTTTCCCCTTCTTATGCGATTTAAAGCGCTGGTATCTATTCTGATATTCCTGCTGATAAGTTTAATATGCATGCTACTAAAAGTAAATATACGCGAACTGATATTTACCTATTTGTATGATTTTGCGGCCGGTTACATTGTGTTTCAATACTTCATCAAAAAAATAAGCCTAAAAACAGCACTGATTTGCTTAATAGCATTTTGTGCCATCGTAGCTTTTAAGGTGTCTATATTAACCGGCTTCATTCCTGCAGTTACAGGTTTAACTATTCTTTTGCTCGATAAAAAGATACCAGCTTTACTTTTACTCTTAGGCAACATTTCCTATTCCCTGTATTTAACCCATACCATTATGATGCCTTTGTATTTGAGGTTTGCTAAAAGCTACGTGTCCAACCAGGCGTTTTTATGCGTAACCGCCATACTGCTCAGTATTATTTTCGCATATTTCTTTTATATCATCATTGAAAAACCAGCCTTGAAGTTATCTAAAAAGGTTGAGCTGAGTTAA
- the rpsL gene encoding 30S ribosomal protein S12 → MPTIQQLVRKGRVALVDKSKSPALDSCPQRRGVCTRVYTTTPKKPNSAMRKVARVRLTNGKEVNAYIPGEGHNLQEHSIVLIRGGRVKDLPGVRYHIIRGALDTSGVAGRNQRRSKYGTKRPKPGQAAAAPAKGKKK, encoded by the coding sequence ATGCCTACTATTCAGCAATTAGTTAGAAAAGGTAGAGTAGCTCTGGTTGACAAGAGTAAGTCACCAGCGTTGGACAGCTGTCCACAGCGAAGAGGCGTATGCACCCGTGTGTATACCACTACCCCTAAGAAACCAAACTCAGCAATGCGTAAAGTTGCCCGTGTGCGCTTAACCAATGGTAAAGAAGTAAATGCTTACATCCCAGGTGAAGGTCACAACTTGCAGGAGCACTCTATCGTGTTGATCCGCGGTGGTCGTGTTAAGGATTTACCAGGTGTACGTTACCACATCATCCGTGGTGCATTAGATACATCAGGTGTAGCCGGTCGTAACCAACGTCGTTCTAAATATGGTACTAAACGCCCTAAACCAGGTCAAGCTGCTGCAGCGCCTGCAAAAGGTAAAAAGAAATAA
- the rpsG gene encoding 30S ribosomal protein S7 has protein sequence MRKSKPKKRIILPDPRFNDTLVTRFVNNMMYDGKKSTAYSIFYNAVDIVEKKTSENGLETWKKALNNVMPAVEVKSRRVGGANFQVPTEVRPERKIALGMKWLISYARRRGEKTMMEKLAGEIISAAKGEGAAVKKKEDTHKMAEANKAFSHFRF, from the coding sequence ATGAGAAAGTCAAAACCAAAAAAGAGAATTATCCTTCCTGATCCAAGGTTCAATGATACCCTGGTAACAAGGTTTGTAAATAACATGATGTATGATGGTAAAAAATCTACCGCGTACTCTATATTCTACAACGCAGTTGACATCGTTGAGAAAAAAACCAGCGAAAATGGTTTAGAGACCTGGAAAAAGGCTTTAAACAATGTAATGCCTGCTGTTGAAGTAAAAAGCCGCCGTGTAGGTGGTGCTAACTTCCAGGTGCCAACCGAAGTTCGTCCGGAGCGTAAAATCGCTTTAGGTATGAAATGGTTGATCAGCTATGCCCGTCGTCGTGGTGAAAAAACCATGATGGAGAAATTAGCCGGTGAGATCATTTCAGCAGCTAAAGGTGAAGGTGCAGCAGTGAAGAAAAAAGAAGATACGCACAAAATGGCTGAAGCTAACAAAGCGTTCTCACACTTCAGATTCTAA
- the fusA gene encoding elongation factor G, which produces MSRDLRYTRNIGIAAHIDAGKTTTTERILYYAGVSHKIGEVHEGAATMDWMAQEQERGITITSAATTVNWKYRGHNYHMNIIDTPGHVDFTVEVNRSLRVLDGLVFLFSAVDGVEPQSETNWRLANNYNVARIGFVNKMDRSGADFLNVVKQVKSMLGSNAVPLQLPIGAEEHFKGVVDLINWRGIVWNEHDKGMTFTEVPIPEDMVEEATEWREKLLESVAEYDESLMEKFFDAPETITEREVLDALRKAVLDAKIVPMVCGSSFKNKGVQTMLDYVMELLPSPMDVEGIIGTNPDTGEEILRKPDVKEPFAALAFKIATDPFVGRLCFIRVYSGNLEAGSYVHNMRSDNKERISRIFQMHANKQNPIPNVGAGDIAAVVGFKDIKTGDTLCDEKHPIILESMNFPEPVIGLAIEPKTQADVDKLGMALGKLAEEDPTFRVNSDEETGQTVISGMGELHLDIIMDRLKREFKVEVNQGAPQVAYKESITGTIQHRETYKKQTGGRGKFADIQVILSPNDEGKEGLQFVNEISGGSIPREFIPSVQKGFEASMVNGVLAGYPLTSLKVRLIDGSFHAVDSDALSFELAAKMAYREALPKCKPVLLEPIMKIEILTPEENMGDVIGDMNRRRGQLLGMDSRAGAQVIKATVPLSEMFGYVTQLRTITSGRATSTMEFDHYAEAPRNVQDEVVAKAKGKKAAQNA; this is translated from the coding sequence ATGTCAAGAGATTTAAGATATACAAGAAACATAGGTATTGCCGCCCACATTGATGCCGGTAAAACCACCACAACCGAACGTATCCTTTATTACGCTGGTGTTAGCCACAAAATTGGTGAAGTGCACGAAGGTGCTGCAACCATGGACTGGATGGCACAAGAGCAAGAGCGTGGTATCACTATCACTTCTGCTGCTACTACCGTAAACTGGAAATACAGGGGCCATAACTATCACATGAACATCATTGATACTCCAGGACACGTGGATTTTACCGTAGAGGTAAACCGCTCCCTGCGTGTATTAGATGGTTTGGTTTTCCTTTTTAGCGCGGTTGATGGTGTTGAGCCACAATCTGAAACTAACTGGAGGCTTGCTAACAACTATAACGTTGCCCGTATCGGTTTCGTTAATAAGATGGACCGTTCTGGTGCCGACTTCTTAAACGTTGTTAAACAAGTTAAAAGCATGTTAGGCAGCAACGCTGTTCCATTGCAATTACCTATTGGTGCTGAAGAGCATTTTAAAGGTGTGGTTGACTTAATTAACTGGAGAGGTATTGTTTGGAATGAGCATGATAAAGGTATGACCTTTACTGAAGTGCCTATCCCAGAGGATATGGTTGAAGAAGCGACCGAGTGGAGAGAGAAATTATTGGAATCAGTAGCTGAGTATGACGAAAGCCTGATGGAAAAATTCTTTGACGCTCCTGAAACCATCACTGAACGCGAAGTGCTTGACGCTTTACGTAAAGCGGTTTTAGATGCTAAGATTGTTCCTATGGTTTGCGGTTCATCTTTCAAAAACAAAGGTGTACAAACCATGCTTGACTATGTGATGGAATTATTGCCTTCACCAATGGACGTAGAAGGTATCATCGGTACTAACCCTGATACTGGCGAAGAAATATTACGTAAACCGGATGTTAAAGAGCCATTTGCCGCTTTAGCATTTAAAATTGCAACCGATCCATTCGTTGGTCGTTTGTGCTTTATCCGCGTTTACTCTGGTAACCTGGAAGCAGGTTCATACGTACATAACATGCGTTCTGACAACAAAGAGCGTATCAGCCGTATATTCCAAATGCATGCTAACAAGCAAAACCCTATCCCTAACGTAGGTGCAGGTGATATTGCTGCGGTAGTAGGCTTTAAGGATATCAAAACTGGTGATACTCTTTGCGACGAGAAACACCCGATCATTCTGGAGTCAATGAACTTCCCAGAGCCGGTTATCGGTTTAGCCATTGAGCCTAAAACTCAGGCCGACGTAGATAAATTAGGTATGGCTCTTGGTAAATTAGCCGAAGAGGATCCAACCTTCCGTGTAAACTCTGACGAAGAAACCGGCCAAACTGTAATTTCAGGTATGGGCGAGCTTCACTTAGATATCATCATGGACCGCTTAAAACGTGAGTTTAAAGTAGAGGTTAATCAAGGTGCTCCGCAAGTTGCTTACAAAGAATCTATCACAGGTACTATCCAACACCGCGAAACATACAAGAAACAAACCGGTGGTCGTGGTAAATTTGCCGATATACAGGTTATCCTTTCTCCAAATGACGAAGGTAAAGAAGGTTTACAGTTTGTGAACGAAATTAGCGGTGGTTCAATCCCTCGTGAGTTTATCCCATCTGTTCAAAAAGGCTTCGAAGCTTCAATGGTAAACGGTGTATTAGCCGGCTATCCATTAACCAGCTTAAAAGTTCGTTTAATTGATGGTTCGTTCCACGCTGTCGATTCAGATGCTTTATCATTTGAGTTAGCTGCTAAAATGGCTTACCGTGAGGCATTGCCAAAATGTAAACCAGTATTGCTGGAGCCGATCATGAAAATCGAGATCCTTACCCCTGAAGAAAACATGGGTGATGTTATCGGTGACATGAACCGTCGTCGTGGCCAACTTTTAGGTATGGATTCACGTGCAGGCGCGCAGGTTATTAAAGCTACTGTACCACTTTCTGAAATGTTTGGTTATGTAACCCAGTTACGTACCATTACTTCGGGTCGTGCTACTTCAACCATGGAGTTTGATCACTATGCTGAAGCACCACGTAACGTACAGGACGAAGTAGTAGCCAAAGCAAAAGGCAAAAAAGCTGCTCAAAACGCATAA
- the rpsJ gene encoding 30S ribosomal protein S10 has translation MSQRIRIKLKSYDYNLVDKSAEKIVKTVKPTGAVVSGPLPLPTEKKIFTVLRSPHVNKKAREQFQLCSYKRLLDIYSSNSKTVDALMKLELPSGVEVEIKV, from the coding sequence ATGAGCCAAAGAATCAGGATCAAATTAAAATCTTACGATTACAACCTGGTAGATAAATCTGCTGAGAAAATCGTAAAAACAGTAAAGCCAACTGGCGCTGTAGTTAGCGGACCACTTCCGTTACCAACCGAAAAGAAAATTTTCACCGTTTTACGTTCACCACACGTAAACAAAAAAGCACGTGAGCAATTTCAATTATGCTCATACAAGCGCTTATTAGACATTTACAGCTCTAACTCAAAAACTGTAGATGCCCTGATGAAGCTTGAATTGCCTAGCGGTGTTGAAGTTGAGATCAAAGTTTGA
- a CDS encoding VOC family protein: protein MATQIFINLPVKDLNRSIEFFTSLGYSFNPQFTNEQGASLVISDNIYFMLLTEPFFKSFIKKEIADATKVAEAIHCISVDSREAVDEMVRKAVAGGATVPNEKQDYGWMYGHGFQDLDGHLWEFAYMDMSAMPQQQ from the coding sequence ATGGCGACTCAAATTTTTATAAACCTTCCGGTTAAAGACCTGAACAGATCAATTGAATTTTTTACCAGCCTGGGTTATAGCTTTAACCCTCAGTTCACCAACGAGCAAGGTGCATCGTTGGTTATCAGCGACAATATATATTTTATGCTGCTGACTGAGCCCTTCTTTAAATCATTTATTAAAAAAGAAATTGCTGATGCTACTAAAGTAGCCGAGGCCATCCATTGCATTTCGGTAGATAGCCGGGAAGCGGTTGATGAGATGGTGCGCAAGGCCGTGGCAGGCGGTGCTACTGTACCTAACGAAAAGCAGGATTATGGCTGGATGTACGGGCACGGTTTTCAGGATCTTGACGGTCACCTGTGGGAATTTGCCTATATGGATATGAGCGCTATGCCGCAGCAGCAGTAA
- a CDS encoding SulP family inorganic anion transporter, with product MQDKQGGFAVGNLNLKKYFLPKNLKKDLPSSIVVFLVALPLCLGIALASGAPLFAGVLTGIIGGIVVGTFSGSQLSVAGPAAGLTVIVLNAITKLGSYETFLLAIVLAGVFQMLLGILKAGTIANYFPSAVIEGMLAAIGIILIMKQFPHAVGYDADFEGDERFSQVDEHNTFSGILRAVARINYGAVIIAVVSILLLIYWPRFKKLAIIPAPLLVVLTGIGLSAAFAGTGFALLNKQFVHIPIVNSSTEFFGLFKSPNFSAIGNKEVWITAFTIAVVASLETLLSLEAVDKIDPIKRISPTNRELVAQGIGNITSGLLGGMPMTAVIVRSSANVNAGARTKMSSITHGLLLLVSLLCIPFLINLIPLSCLAAILLMTGYKLTRIGLFKHMWQLGLNQFIPFVVTIVAVVLTDLLIGVGIGMLVGVFYILRTNLRNPYFYQIDRNGDKKVIRIKLAEEVSFLNKAAIQVTLTSLPKGTDVIIDGSNSRYIDPDVIEIIHNYKHNAYTKGIVVQLHDIKDKYDVPPLKELMYNPTN from the coding sequence ATGCAAGATAAGCAAGGTGGCTTTGCTGTGGGCAATCTCAACCTGAAAAAATATTTCTTACCCAAAAACTTAAAGAAAGACCTTCCGTCGAGTATTGTTGTATTCCTGGTAGCGTTACCTTTATGTTTAGGCATAGCCCTGGCATCCGGCGCTCCGCTGTTTGCCGGCGTATTAACAGGCATTATTGGCGGTATAGTTGTAGGTACATTCAGTGGCTCGCAACTTAGTGTGGCAGGTCCGGCAGCCGGTTTAACGGTTATTGTATTAAATGCCATCACTAAACTGGGCTCGTACGAAACCTTTTTGCTTGCTATTGTGCTGGCCGGTGTATTCCAGATGCTGTTGGGTATATTAAAAGCAGGTACTATAGCCAACTACTTCCCTTCGGCAGTAATTGAAGGGATGCTTGCAGCTATAGGTATCATCCTTATCATGAAGCAGTTTCCGCACGCTGTTGGATACGACGCCGACTTTGAAGGAGATGAACGCTTTAGCCAGGTAGACGAGCACAATACTTTTTCAGGTATACTGCGAGCTGTAGCCCGGATTAATTATGGTGCAGTAATCATTGCAGTTGTTTCCATCCTATTGCTTATTTATTGGCCCAGGTTTAAAAAACTGGCTATCATTCCGGCTCCCTTACTGGTTGTTTTAACAGGTATTGGACTTAGTGCCGCATTTGCCGGAACCGGATTTGCCTTGTTGAACAAGCAATTTGTACACATACCTATTGTAAACAGCAGCACCGAGTTTTTTGGTTTATTTAAATCGCCCAACTTTAGCGCCATTGGTAATAAAGAGGTTTGGATAACAGCCTTCACCATAGCCGTAGTAGCCAGTTTAGAAACCTTGCTTAGCCTGGAAGCCGTTGATAAGATCGACCCGATAAAACGTATATCACCCACTAACCGCGAGCTGGTTGCCCAGGGAATTGGCAACATCACCAGCGGTTTATTAGGCGGTATGCCCATGACAGCCGTAATCGTTCGCTCATCGGCCAACGTAAATGCCGGTGCACGTACCAAAATGAGCAGTATAACCCATGGTTTACTCCTGCTGGTATCGTTGCTTTGCATTCCGTTCCTGATCAATTTGATACCGTTATCGTGCCTGGCAGCTATACTGCTCATGACCGGTTATAAATTAACCCGCATCGGCCTGTTTAAGCATATGTGGCAGTTAGGGTTGAACCAATTTATCCCGTTTGTAGTCACTATAGTAGCAGTAGTATTAACCGATTTGCTCATAGGTGTAGGCATTGGTATGCTGGTGGGTGTATTTTATATCCTGCGTACCAATTTACGCAACCCATATTTTTACCAGATTGATCGCAATGGCGATAAAAAAGTGATCAGGATAAAACTTGCAGAGGAAGTATCCTTTTTAAATAAAGCTGCCATACAGGTAACCTTAACCAGTTTACCAAAAGGCACAGATGTGATCATCGACGGATCAAACTCCAGGTATATCGACCCGGATGTGATCGAAATCATCCACAATTACAAGCACAACGCCTATACCAAGGGCATCGTTGTGCAATTACATGACATAAAGGACAAGTACGATGTACCGCCTTTGAAAGAATTAATGTATAACCCCACTAACTAA
- a CDS encoding carbonic anhydrase has translation MTSIDNNFKLVNDNSYNALIRGNSQWVDLKLQEDSDYFKKLAKGQSPEVLWIGCADSRVPANEVTGTKPGEVFVHRNIANVVVHTDMNMLSVLDYAVNVLKVKHVIVAGHYGCGGVAAAMSNKQFGVIDNWLRHIKDVYRLHAKELDAIEDVQERTNRLVELNVSEQVYNVCKTSIIQNAWMERHDLEVHGWVIDLGSGLIKDLKVSSSSPHNLGYVYEFDNANAVAQH, from the coding sequence ATGACCTCAATAGATAATAATTTCAAATTGGTTAACGACAACAGTTATAACGCTTTAATACGTGGCAACAGCCAATGGGTTGACCTGAAACTACAGGAAGATTCGGACTATTTTAAAAAACTGGCTAAAGGCCAAAGCCCGGAAGTATTATGGATAGGCTGTGCCGATAGCCGTGTACCAGCCAATGAAGTAACCGGCACCAAACCAGGCGAAGTATTTGTACACCGCAACATTGCCAACGTGGTAGTACATACCGATATGAATATGTTAAGCGTATTGGATTATGCCGTAAACGTGTTGAAAGTAAAACACGTTATTGTAGCCGGCCATTACGGCTGCGGCGGTGTAGCTGCTGCCATGAGCAACAAACAGTTTGGTGTTATTGATAACTGGTTACGCCATATAAAAGATGTTTACCGCTTACATGCCAAAGAACTGGATGCCATTGAAGATGTACAGGAACGCACCAACCGCCTGGTTGAACTTAACGTGAGCGAACAGGTATATAATGTGTGCAAAACATCCATCATTCAAAATGCCTGGATGGAACGTCACGATCTGGAAGTTCATGGTTGGGTAATTGACCTGGGTTCGGGCCTGATCAAGGACCTTAAAGTTTCCAGCAGCAGTCCGCATAACTTAGGTTATGTGTATGAGTTTGACAACGCTAATGCCGTTGCTCAACACTAA
- a CDS encoding YoaK family protein has product MLRQSKETRTLKENLLLASSTAFVSGVTNVAGMIAFLAFTSNITGHVANLAKHVVEQNWSEIVVFVIWLMMFFAGAFISNFIVHSLEHKSRYRAHSIPIVIEIILLLFVAIYGHNFYRETETEREIVIGVIIFCMGLQNSLVSTISGGLIKSTHLTGLFTDLGGDVSEWFHPNTAKTETTRNKIYIRLTVLGFYFFGGIMGGFFFNLYDFAIFYFIPLILLTILYYDLSPVALHKISRVFRIDKSKSV; this is encoded by the coding sequence ATGCTGAGGCAATCAAAAGAAACACGCACCTTAAAAGAAAATTTATTGCTGGCATCATCAACCGCTTTTGTATCGGGGGTAACCAATGTGGCGGGGATGATCGCTTTTTTAGCATTCACCTCCAACATTACCGGACATGTGGCCAACCTGGCCAAGCATGTAGTTGAACAAAACTGGAGCGAGATTGTGGTGTTTGTGATATGGCTGATGATGTTTTTTGCAGGTGCCTTTATATCTAACTTCATTGTACACTCACTGGAACATAAAAGCCGCTACCGGGCTCACTCTATCCCCATAGTTATCGAAATTATACTGCTGTTGTTTGTGGCTATTTATGGTCATAACTTTTACCGCGAAACAGAAACCGAGCGCGAAATAGTCATTGGGGTGATCATTTTTTGTATGGGTTTACAAAACAGCCTGGTGTCTACCATATCCGGTGGGCTAATCAAATCGACCCATTTAACCGGCCTGTTTACAGATCTTGGTGGCGATGTATCAGAATGGTTTCATCCCAATACTGCCAAAACTGAAACTACCCGGAATAAGATCTATATACGGCTTACCGTACTGGGCTTCTATTTTTTCGGGGGCATCATGGGCGGCTTCTTTTTTAATTTGTATGATTTTGCGATATTCTATTTCATTCCACTAATTTTGCTTACCATTTTATATTACGATCTTTCGCCGGTAGCTTTACATAAAATAAGCCGGGTATTCCGGATAGATAAAAGCAAATCGGTTTAG
- the can gene encoding carbonate dehydratase, which produces MCAQTSIHDTSHITYEGLLEGNKQFIANALDSDPDFFTKLANGQNPPVLWIGCADSRVPANQITNTAPGEIFVHRNIANMVIHSDMNMLSVLDYAVNVLKVKHVIVTGHYGCGGVLAAMSNKAFGLIDNWLRHIKDVYRLHADELDAITDDTERGNRLVELNVKENVYNLCKTTIVQNAWKSGQELSVHGWVYSLSTGQIADMKVSTHNNDNMENVFKFK; this is translated from the coding sequence ATGTGCGCCCAAACAAGTATTCACGACACCAGCCACATCACTTATGAAGGTTTGCTGGAAGGTAACAAGCAATTTATCGCCAACGCGTTAGATTCAGATCCAGACTTTTTCACCAAACTGGCCAACGGTCAAAATCCACCGGTACTCTGGATTGGCTGCGCTGATAGTCGGGTACCCGCTAATCAGATCACCAATACGGCCCCCGGCGAAATATTTGTACACCGTAATATCGCCAACATGGTTATCCACTCCGATATGAATATGCTGAGTGTGCTGGATTATGCGGTGAACGTATTGAAAGTAAAACATGTAATTGTAACCGGTCACTATGGTTGCGGCGGTGTGCTTGCCGCTATGAGCAATAAAGCCTTCGGATTGATTGATAACTGGCTGCGCCATATTAAGGATGTTTATCGCCTGCATGCCGACGAGCTTGATGCTATTACCGATGATACCGAACGCGGCAATCGCCTGGTAGAGCTTAACGTGAAAGAGAATGTATATAATCTTTGCAAAACCACCATCGTACAAAATGCATGGAAAAGCGGCCAGGAACTGAGCGTACACGGCTGGGTTTACAGCCTGAGCACCGGCCAGATAGCCGACATGAAGGTGAGCACCCACAACAACGATAATATGGAGAACGTGTTTAAGTTTAAGTAA